The Phalacrocorax aristotelis chromosome 2, bGulAri2.1, whole genome shotgun sequence region CTTAAAATGCCAGGAATGTTATTCATTAGTCCCATGTCTGAAGAACATAGATGAAGTCGGTTTGCCAGAGTTCATATAGGAGGGATTCCATCCGTGTAAGTTTTTACTTAACAAGTGAAGGCTGGTCCTATCTATATCATCAAGGACTGAAATTGCAACAGGTAAGACAAGATACCATCCAACACAAAAATTGGACTTTGCCTTCATTGTGAATTTGTATGGTACACATTACACAAAACAATCATGCGGCTggttcatttttctgcttttgaattttTAGTGCTACGTTCTAACCTTTTTGGCAGTTTGTAAGGGAAGTGTGTTAAAATGCAGCCTGCCTTGTGGGAAGGTTTGtgcatcttttttctctttctaaacaGTTGCTTTATAGTGAGCAAAACCTGCAGGATAATAGTGCCCAAAGACTGTAGTCCTGTCCTAATCCTTTGCCTCATCCTTTGCTGGCTTGTCCAGCTCTAGCATGAAAATGTCAAATTGGAAAGGGTCAGTCCTTTGTTCCTGTTCAGTTTTTAGAAAGATCAAGGTTACTGATTTTTCCCAACTGCAGCAATGTGGCTACCTGTCATCCAGCAATTATACAAAGACTCAGCCTATTTAACATATACCACTGAGAAACCATCAAAGGTTAACCATTTTCCAACATACTGATCTAGCTGGATGCAAATCAACTACTCAGAGAAAAAATGCTCTGTATCCTGTTACTGTTTTTCTGAGTAATGCAGTACAACTcatcttactttaaaaattcttcctgACACTTACCCGTGCCAGTACACTTGTGTTTCCACATACATTGTTTTCTTCGTTActgaacacttcagaaaatggTTTAAGTAATgcatcctttatttttttttctgtcagaacAGAATTGTGGGTCAAGAaactgaactactggaaagaaaagagcttGGTCATTGAGGCACCGTGGGAAAGAGGACTTAGATTTTGCTAGAGCCAGAAGTTTCAAAGTGGAGGGCAGAAGCAGGCAGATTTGCAGGGGTCTGCAATATTTGAGTAGATTAAAAGTACCACAAAGTACTGCATTCTTAAGTTAAAATTCAGACAGTGGCTTGAATGGTCTAATTAGGGCGTTTATGCAAGAAGTATGCAAAAAAGtatttaagcaaataaaaatggaaatccaTCTTAATACTTACTTTATGCATGGCAAAGGATGTTGCAAACATTGTCTTCTGGCAGAAGCGTCAAGATTCATAACCAGTTACaaaaagtttgaaagaaaatatgggGACAATAGTTGCAGAGCACTAAAACAGGTTTTATGGATAACTTCCTACCTGTATTCTTAATGGTCTTGTTCACAAAATCAGATTACTGTAATTTTATAAGGGTAACACTGAGAGGGAATCTACTGGTAGATTTTATGTAGGTTGTAAGCAGGATTTTGAGCCAAATTCTTCAACAAGGAAGTCCAGGTATGTGGTAGTCTGATAGCTTTCAAAGAAACCTGTATGTGAACCTTTCAGCTTAGGCAGTATTCTTTCTCCTCGGAAAGAGGAGGCTGTGGTCACCCACCAGAAAATATGACCAATGCAGTGAAACATGAGTTTCTGTGAAGATGTCAGATTCTGAAGTCTCCTGACTTGCTCTGGTTCTGCGTGGAATGTGTGGATGGTACAGACACACTGAGCTGTGCATTCTTCCCTTTACACGGGAAGAGAAGACATAGAGTCAGTCAGAAATGGTTATCTAGAATTTAGACTTGGCAGTCTATTAAATCCCAAGGGTAGCATGTGCATTGGCTAATGTTTGGCTTGGCAATCTGCAGACAGAACAAGTCTTTTGAAATCTTATGAAAAGTTGTGGtgatcagaagaaaattaaggacAGGCAGCACATGCTGTCCTCTGCATGCcgttttgttctatttttttgatcaattttctcttctttctcctcttctagACACACCCAGATTCAGACATTTCAATATCCAAAAACCAACAATGCAGTGCAGCAATACAACCTGTTCCCCGCTGCTACAAGCTGTTCTGGCTACTGTcctaaaaaatgtaataaagacgtacaaaagcaaatgtttcagCAGGCTTTTTcagtgggggagaaaaaaaaaggtaagtgATCCTTGCTAAAACCAAAATTTTTGCAGCTTTACATTTTAGAAACACGCAGACCTCTGTTCTCCATCCCAGCTTAATGGCCATAGGGAATCTAAAAGAGCTTTCTTCAACCCATCCCccaaaaaaatgaataaataaataagtaaataaataaatataataatctAACAAGCAACAGATGTTTAAACTTGCTTCAGCTGCAATTAAAACAAAGTCTTTGTGCTACAGAgtcttttttaaagttctgcATAGTCCTTCCATTTCTCAGTGCTGTTCTTGTGGTAGGGCCGGACAAGTACTTTTCTCCTTAGGCCCTCTCCCTCAATTCTCCACTGTTTCGTATAAAAGAACTTTAATTAATGTGCCTGGTTAGCCCTTCTTTAGCCCACCAAAGCATCAGACTTTACAGACTGGTTTATGCTTTTACTAAGTTTCTTTGCAATTTCCTCACTAAGTCACTGGGGataacaaaataaatcaaatgtgGAACTCCTGGGTCAAGTCAAAACATGACTTTTCCTCTCAGtagtcaaaattaaaaaatgatgcATCCAGTCATTctaaaaagagatttaaaatatttctgtatcaaAAAGCAAATGTATTGTAGTAAGTACAGTTCAAAACAGCTAAGTGTTTAAACAATGAGGCAACAATACACTATTGTACAACTACTAAAATAGGCCAGGGGACAAAAAATGGACAAAGTgttcaacaaaacatttttaggtaatttcatattttttacttAAGTAGATGATAACAAAGGCCACTTTTTGACAGCAGTTGCCTTTGGGGTTTAGTAAATGGAACTATAGTGTTGTTGCAGTGTATTCTGACTTAGGCCTCTTCTCCAGGGAcctaaagatttttattttcctttacgTTCATGAAGTACCATATTCCACAAACAGtcctactgaagtcagtggtcctgattttcatttatattaagacatcttctgtatttctttgtgGTTGTATAGAGGCATTAGATGGCCTGAACTCCAGCTAGGTAATGTAACACAACCTCACTCACTCTAATATGTTGTCAAACCAAAGtaagttaagaaaaaacaaacacctgaACTGGAGTTACAGTCCAGTGTTTGTAGAGATTTTTCTCCGCAATTAGTAGAGACTAGTTATTTTCATAGCATGTAGTTTGATGAGCATTAATTTAAGAATGAAGAGTATTTTCTGTCATGGAAGTACTGAGGAAGGTAGACGCTTGAATCTTAACTCAGTGGTAGGCAATATCACTTGTAAATCACACTCTTCTAGTGTGTCAGTCCACATAACTCATATGATGAGTGAGCTGAAAGGCTGGATGTCTTTCAGAAAGATGCATGGGCAGGCTTTTTGTTGTGGGGGCAACGTTCAGGCAAAATTAACAAATCCAGTGACAGAATGTCTGCTTAACTCATAAATCTCTAGAGAATTTTCAGTTTTAGCCTGGAGCAATGTTTATATGTATGTCAATGAACTTAAAATCAAAGCCCCTTGCCTGGCCTACGGGAAAGGAAATGCATCATGAGAATAGGATACCTTCCAACACTAAGGATTCCTTATAATTTTCCACTGAACACCTCCAGGTTAATACTGTAGCAACAGGACTCTCACAGTGGAATGTGTTGAACAGTCCTTTCTTGATTAATGCTGTACTTCTTCAGGAAGGATATAAAGGTCAAGGTTAGGAGGACTACAGTGATTTACTAGCAGAAATCTGTTAGGTATTTTGAAGGGTGTAATTCAAAAGTCTGCTTTATTTCCAAACAAATGACTGAACTTGGATTGGGTGGTTTTGATTCCAAGACTGCTGGAAAGGAGAGAGCAACAGATTTGTTACTATTattaaaaaactgaataaataaaCTTCTCAAAGGGCCTTTCTAGTCTAGACTGCAAGTGTCAGGCCATTCTGACTTCTGGAGTTGATAATGTCTTAATGACACATACTGTCTACCACTGCCTCTATGAAGTGTGCTTCTGAGTGCTACCATGCTATCAAAACAATCAGCATCTGGCTAAGATTCTTTCTAGTGATGTCTAAGGAAAATTGATTTCCATTAATTATAAAACAATTTACCCCTTAGCTGGGGGCAGTTGTCATCAACTCGaaagtaatgaaataatgaTGGCAGATTAACAGATTATTTCTAATTTATTCACTTTTAGTTTTCTAAAGAAGGAAGTATGAAAACTTATTAGGTTCCATTTAAGatgtttgaaatgctttttaagAAACCCCTGGTCAACTTCTATATATTCTTAGTATAATAAATCTAGACTATAGTGGTCTAATTGGTGTAAAAACTTACCTTATCTGCTCTACAGATATGCTCTCCACTTTgtactttttcaaaatgtttacaTGCTTCTTGTATCTATGTGGCTTACTATTTCATGTGAAAGATAGGAAAATTCTAGCaagtttgtcttttctttttagctctGAAATGAACACAAGAAGatgtattatatttaaaattatttcaatttaagcagtatatttttttcattgaatCTTTGAGAAACTTTGGCAAGATTCTCCACTGTAGATACAATAATGATGGCCCATATCCTACCTACTGCCACTTTACATGTTAGGGACTCTCCATATAGAAAATACTAGTTGCATGCACTCATATAATGCCTTTTGTCTGCATCCTTGGATAGACCCCTGTGAATTCACGTGTAACAGGATGAAACAGAAGGCATATTGTAGAGGCTGGTTGAAGCATTCAGAGCTAGGAGAGGAGTCACAGAGTAACATTATTCCTTAAGAAAATTCAGGATTAACATATTTCTAacactgctttcctgcagatCTCCCCCACAGAAGGCCAAAGTCGTGGCCAAAGAAGAGACTACAGCTAACCCAGGTGTCACTTCAAAGTTAAGTTGCTGCTGATGGGGAAAGCTCCTATGGGCTTCCTTCATGTTCCAAACTGAGAGATGGGCTCCACGGTCTTTCTATAGCATGTCCAGCAAACTTCATGAAGTCATCCTAATCGAAGCATGTCTAAATTATTCCCCTTCAGGTAGGtctgcaggaaaaaacaaactagGAGTTATCTCTACTGCTAAATGCAAACTCTTATTAAATGTGCATATTGTTCCTACAGTTAAACTTCACTAACTAGAAGAGTTGTGAGCAagatgtgtgggtttttttcaccattCTTACTTCTGGGAGTCAAACACAGAACAGGCAGGGCAACTTTACTGATGTGTAGTGACTAATCGCTTTGAAAAGAATTTTGGTTAAATTTTGGTCCATTATCTCAATCTTTTGTGCTTTGTCATCTTGAAAAAGTAGCTGGAGAACAATTTAAAAGTGGATAGATGTTTGGCATTTGAGAATAATCTTTCCTTCATAAAATGGATTGAACAAGACTCTAATGTCTGTTAAAATAAAGAACTAGGATATCTGTAGGTCCACTGGACTGGTATGCCTAGGAGCAATGTCATGTCACCATTCTCCCTGCTAGCTCCTTTATTCATCATCTATCCTCTTAGGCTTAAAAGAAGCATCTTTAAGATCAGAGAATTTAAGCATAAATTGTCTCTAATCTCATCGTTCTGATATTTTCACAATCACAGAACTTAACTTGAAACAACTAGGTCATTAATGCAATGTTTTTTAACTGTACCACCAACTAGatcacttggaaaaaaaaaagtatatatccTTCTTACATATAGCAGTTTTGAAAGAGAATTCTTCAAAGAGAGTAGCTTTGaacaaaaatcattaaattTTGCAGGTAAAAGTTAGGATTAATTAAGTGAAGCAGTAGCAGTGATTTTCAAACAGTTCTGCATTAACCACCACAGAAGATCTCTGCCAAGAACTTCATAATGAATTGTTtggaattaaaatgcaaaacggaataagagaaagaaaaggtcaaAGAGACCTTGTGTGACACCTTATCAGGCAAGACTTTCCTTGCCCTCTTCTTGTGTAATCTTTTCTTTGGGTGCAAATGGGTTGTAAAAGTTAATGATTTAAAATCAGCAGAATCCCGTGATGAAATCTCGCCCATAGCTTTTCAGTATAGTTTGAAAGATTAAGAACAGGTGATTCGGGGACTATGTGTTGAAAGGTAGATTGCTTACTGTAAGAATTTGTGGATGTTGTACAGGACTCTGTTGGCTCTATGGGAAAGATGAACCTACATGTTATTTTTACCATTAGTCTTTGACTTGATCATCACTaatgaagagcaaaaaaaaagtggtgtCTTACTAGCTTGTAAAACTTCCCAAATATACACTTCTTCTGCAATGTACAACTTGAGAATTGTTAAATAAGAACCTGGCTCGGACCAGTAGTAAGTACCATCTGTAAAACAGCCATACAAGATTTTTACATCCAAAAAGAATCCACAGAAAgattgttttaatattaaatatcatggattgatttttttaaccAGACAATGTTCTCCCactttttcagattaaatgtTGTGACTGATTAAAATGTGTGCATTTCAATATACAGAGCCAGACAATATGGGATTTtagcagtgtttattttttttggggggggggggaaaccaaACCAATGATTTTGAAAGGAAGTCATCATATCTGTCTTTTGATTGCacacttttaaacaaaaataatacagagtGGAGAATGAAAACACCAATGTTTATGTTGCTACTTCAAAATAACACCTAAGTCTATGAatgttcaaaattaaaatatatatcaaGAACGCTAAAATGTCTATTTTACATTATCTACAAAATATATGTTCTAATCCAGCCACAAATCATAGGAAAATACTTTGATACATGAGGAAAGCTATAAACATAAGAACATTTTGGAGGGAAATAACACACATAAAAGCTCATTAAATaattacaacaacaacaaataaataGTTTGTTCAGCTTTACTTTTTGATTGCTGCcatgcatattttaatttttggtaTACTGAGATAAGACAAAGGTCAGCATGCAAGGCGTTCTTTTTTAGAATGAATCTGAAAGCAGATActaggtgttttatttttaagctgttgTTAGAAGTTCATAAAACATGATAGAGGAGGCAATAGATGTGATAATTAACTGTTCACATGAAAACACACAACAAAGCATCTTTTTACAAAACAGACTTCGGTGAATACTCATGGCAAATTTTCTTTGCCTCCATGGCTGGAGAAAATGTAGAAGTCTGTAGTGTGGGTTTGAAAGGCTTGTGTTATTCTCCATCTTGAGCATTTGGAAAATCACCCAAAAGGTCCATATGCTGAGAATGCCCCTTTTGATTTTGGTCAAAGCAATAAGCATGTAGTGTCAGCTGAGAACACAGCAATGGCAGACTTGTCTTTAAGCAGTCAGAACGGTAAAGCAAATGGTTACAGGTGAGTTCAATtctggcaggaggagagggatatgagagaggagagaatgtcTGACTTCTAACTTGTACTATGTTTGCTGGATTTACTGgctcttttcctgtctttgtgATGCTGGATAGGTTTTGCTTGAGAGGTTCCCTCAAAGTTGTGGCTGGACTCATTGTGCTGCCTGGTGTATCGCTTGCACTTGCAGGCCGTGACCACAGTTATTTTGTAGGTTCTTATACTTCCATCCTGGCACTGAAGCTGGATCCTCTGGGTGCGAGTTTTGTCATTGACACATCTCCACTCTTGCGAGCTCCGCCTGCTCCAGTACTTGGTTCCGTAACCTCCTCCAATCCAGTTGGGGAGCAGTGGCAAAGGGAGGCATTcaccagcacacaccagctcCTTCAGGGGATTGATGCTGGTGCACTGGCCATCTGAAATGTACTTGGTGGATCTCAGCTCCCGACAGCCAACTTGAACACGATCTGCAGAATGCACAGAATAATAAACACTGAGATTCAGGATGGAGAGATTTCCTTAACCAGTCATTTTCACAATAACAAGCTGTGTTTTGCAGGAGTTAAAGTAGGCTGTAATCTTTACAGGACATCTCTCTAGTGTTGTGTCCCCCAACACAAGGGCCTCAAGCGCTGATGGTATCTCTGGGTATTACCACAGCATAAAGAAATCGTAATGATATGCACTTCAGGAGCTGTGGTAGAAGAGGCAATTTTATTCTCTATTCTTCT contains the following coding sequences:
- the SOSTDC1 gene encoding sclerostin domain-containing protein 1, whose product is MLLPAIHFYGFLLACIFTKSYSAFKNDATEILYSHVVKPAAASPSSNSTLNQARNGGRHYTSAGSDRNNRVQVGCRELRSTKYISDGQCTSINPLKELVCAGECLPLPLLPNWIGGGYGTKYWSRRSSQEWRCVNDKTRTQRIQLQCQDGSIRTYKITVVTACKCKRYTRQHNESSHNFEGTSQAKPIQHHKDRKRASKSSKHSTS